The genome window CCCTGAAGGGGGAAGTCAGGCATTATTTCCTTAATTTTAGTGCCTGAAAATAAACTTTTATCCTCTTTTAACCAATAAACGAATCAGTAAACTTAACACGAATGACAGAACCGGCAGCAGACTCAGCACAGAAAAAAACGGTGCTTAAAGGACTCAACCATCATGAACTTAAGACCTGGTTCAGGGAGCAGGGGGAGGCCGCCTTCAGAGGCGATCAGGTTTTTAACTGGATGTATAACCACCGTGTTCTGGAATTTGACCATATGGTCAACCTTCCGAAAAGTCTTCGCCACAAACTGGAGGAGACCGCAGAAATGCAGACCCTTACTGAGCATCATTCGGTGATTTCCCCTGAATCCGCAACAAAGAAATTTTTATTCAAGACCAGTGAGGGGAATATTATTGAATCAGTAATCATTCCCGAGGAAAAACGGGTGACCCTTTGTGTCAGCACCCAGGTTGGCTGTCCGCTTGACTGCAAATTCTGCGCAACCGGGCTGATGGGGTATAAAAAAAATCTGACCGCGGGTGAGATATTTGACCAGTATCTGATGGCTCAGCGCGGTTATGACCGGGAGATTACCAACATTGTATATATGGGAATGGGGGAGCCGCTTCTGAATTATAAAAATACGGTGAAGAGTCTGGAGATATTCGGGTCAGAACTTACCACGGGAATCAGTCTGAGGAAAATAACGGTATCAACTTCTGGTATACCTGCAAAGATAAGGGAACTTGCCGATACCGGCATGAAAGTTAAACTTGCATTTTCACTCCACTCCTGCTTTGAAGGAATGCGCAGTAAAATTATGCCTATCAATGATAAATACTCCCTGCATGAAAATCTGGATGCACTGGAATATTACGCTGAAAAAACCAATACCCGCATCACCTACGAATATGTGATGCTCAAAGGAATAAATGACCGGAAGGAAGATCTGCACGCGCTGATTAAACTGGTGAAAAAAATTCCTTCAAAGGTGAATATTATTCCTTTTAATTCCCTTGCGCATATGAATCCGGATGGGCTTTCCGCCGAACTTGAACCGACTTCTGAGAGGGATATTCAGATCTTTGCTGACAAATTGCGGGATAATAATATCACCGTGATGCTAAGAAATACACAGGGTAAAGATATCGCTGCCGCATGCGGACAGCTTGCCGTTAAGTTCTGATGATCAGAAAACTCACTCATGATGAGATTTCTGTAAACCGGCTGAAACCGGATACCCTGGCTGAAGCAAAACGGATGCCTGTTGTGGTTATCGTGGATAGTGTGCGGAGTATGTATAATACCGGCTCGATGTTCAGGACCTCAGACGGAGCAATGATTGAAAAACTGGTCCTGTGCGGATATACCCCGACTCCTGAAAAGAAAGAAGTACTTAAAACCGCCCTGGGCTCAACTGAAAGCGTTGCCTGGGAATATATTAAGGATGCAGCCGAAGCAGTGAGAAAATATAAGGCACTCGGCTACACCGCTGCTGCCCTTGAACTGACAGATACACCGACCAATTATACCTCTCTCACAAAAAACAACTTTCCTTTGGTTTTGGTTGTGGGGAATGAGATTACAGGAGTCTCTCAGCAGGTTCTGGATGAGTGCGACATTGCGCTTGAGATTCCGCAGTATGGGATTAAGCAGTCACTTAATGTGGCTGTTGCGTATGGTGTGGCAGTGTTTGAGCTGCGAAGGGTATTTGATCAATGTACAATGAACAATTAACAATGTACATCCAGGATATATCAATATCTGATACCTGAATCGTACAGACAGATGATAATCTGTCTCATGATCCGGAATTTTTTAACACAAAGGAAAGAAAGTTTACCGCAGAGCTCGCAAAGAAAATACCACCCCGATGGCCCGTCTATAGAAAAGAAAGTCAAGAGAAAACAGTAATCCTGTAAAGAATTTTACAAAATTCAGTCTCTGACTTGGGGTTTCACAAGCCACGTTCTTGAAAATGCCAACCAAAATGTACCAACTCAGAGTTTCCCCCTTGGGTTCATGGGTTCTTCAACTGCTTTCTTTATTCGCTTTTACTTTATAAGTTTTTCTATGCGTCTATTTGAGCCATGCCAATGTTTCAGGCTGCTACGATAAATTCCAGAATTAAACCGGAAGAGGATTAATCGCGGATATGTGCTATAAAGAAAT of Ignavibacteriales bacterium contains these proteins:
- the rlmN gene encoding 23S rRNA (adenine(2503)-C(2))-methyltransferase RlmN; amino-acid sequence: MLKGLNHHELKTWFREQGEAAFRGDQVFNWMYNHRVLEFDHMVNLPKSLRHKLEETAEMQTLTEHHSVISPESATKKFLFKTSEGNIIESVIIPEEKRVTLCVSTQVGCPLDCKFCATGLMGYKKNLTAGEIFDQYLMAQRGYDREITNIVYMGMGEPLLNYKNTVKSLEIFGSELTTGISLRKITVSTSGIPAKIRELADTGMKVKLAFSLHSCFEGMRSKIMPINDKYSLHENLDALEYYAEKTNTRITYEYVMLKGINDRKEDLHALIKLVKKIPSKVNIIPFNSLAHMNPDGLSAELEPTSERDIQIFADKLRDNNITVMLRNTQGKDIAAACGQLAVKF
- a CDS encoding RNA methyltransferase, with the translated sequence MIRKLTHDEISVNRLKPDTLAEAKRMPVVVIVDSVRSMYNTGSMFRTSDGAMIEKLVLCGYTPTPEKKEVLKTALGSTESVAWEYIKDAAEAVRKYKALGYTAAALELTDTPTNYTSLTKNNFPLVLVVGNEITGVSQQVLDECDIALEIPQYGIKQSLNVAVAYGVAVFELRRVFDQCTMNN